From a region of the Nitrospira sp. genome:
- a CDS encoding aminotransferase class V-fold PLP-dependent enzyme: MGRRGFLVRTGLALGAAVLASAYDRALADQQPLQSKFSGWDDLRTQFRLSPKLIHLAAFFLASHPTPVREAIERHRAGLDADPIGYWYKHEKKQEAKVLRAAADYLGVEPIDIALTDSTTMGLGLLYSGLALRKGQDILTTTHDHYSTETALRLRAERTGAVVRQITLYRSLKTVSRGEIVDSLRKGITPATRIVAVTWVHSSTGLKLPIHEMAEVIQSINRSRGEQDRIIFCVDGVHALGVEDFRLPELGCDFLIAGTHKWMFGPRGTGLVWGHPQAWPIAQATIPTFNTQVFDLWMKNASSRGLPQSVHMTPGGFHSFEHRWALDEAFAFHQAIGKSKVTQRIYELNQQLKQGLAAMPQVTLHTPLSQDLSAGIVCFEIAGMTPRQIVEKLRQRKIVGSMTPYATQYARLAPSLLNSPDEIETTLAEIRGLRSS, translated from the coding sequence ATTGGACGTCGAGGTTTCCTGGTGCGGACGGGATTGGCCTTAGGCGCAGCGGTTCTGGCAAGTGCGTACGATCGCGCCTTGGCTGATCAACAACCACTCCAGAGCAAGTTTTCGGGCTGGGATGATCTGCGGACGCAGTTTCGCTTGTCTCCCAAGCTCATCCATTTGGCGGCGTTCTTTCTGGCGTCTCATCCCACGCCGGTGCGGGAGGCGATCGAACGGCACCGAGCCGGCCTGGATGCCGATCCCATTGGCTACTGGTACAAGCATGAGAAGAAGCAGGAGGCCAAGGTTCTGCGGGCTGCAGCCGATTATCTGGGTGTTGAACCCATCGATATCGCGCTGACCGACAGCACGACGATGGGGCTGGGCCTGCTCTACAGCGGGCTGGCGCTTCGTAAAGGACAGGACATCTTGACGACGACCCACGATCACTACTCGACAGAAACTGCGCTACGCCTTCGCGCCGAACGCACGGGCGCCGTCGTGCGTCAAATCACTCTCTATCGTTCACTCAAAACCGTATCTCGCGGCGAGATCGTCGATTCCTTGCGAAAAGGTATTACCCCAGCCACACGCATTGTGGCCGTTACCTGGGTCCATTCCAGCACGGGACTCAAGCTGCCAATCCACGAAATGGCTGAGGTCATCCAATCCATCAATCGCTCGAGAGGCGAGCAGGATCGCATCATCTTCTGCGTAGACGGGGTCCATGCCTTGGGGGTTGAGGATTTCCGCCTCCCCGAGCTCGGGTGCGACTTTCTGATCGCCGGGACTCACAAGTGGATGTTCGGCCCGCGAGGGACCGGGCTCGTCTGGGGGCACCCACAGGCCTGGCCGATTGCCCAGGCCACCATCCCAACTTTCAATACGCAGGTTTTTGATCTTTGGATGAAGAATGCCTCCTCGAGAGGCCTCCCTCAATCCGTTCACATGACTCCGGGCGGGTTCCACTCGTTCGAACATCGCTGGGCCTTGGATGAAGCCTTTGCGTTTCATCAAGCCATCGGGAAATCCAAAGTGACTCAGCGTATCTATGAACTGAATCAACAGCTGAAACAGGGCTTGGCGGCCATGCCCCAGGTCACCCTCCACACACCGCTCTCACAGGATCTTTCGGCTGGGATCGTCTGTTTCGAAATAGCGGGAATGACTCCTCGTCAGATCGTGGAAAAGTTGCGTCAGCGTAAGATCGTCGGGAGCATGACGCCGTACGCGACGCAATATGCTCGGCTCGCGCCGAGTCTCCTCAACTCACCGGATGAAATAGAAACTACGTTGGCAGAAATCCGAGGTCTTCGCTCGTCATAG